One part of the Bradyrhizobium sp. CB1650 genome encodes these proteins:
- a CDS encoding CoA-acylating methylmalonate-semialdehyde dehydrogenase, translating into MRAVGHFIGGKEVKGTSGRTADVFEPMTGDVQAKVALASKAEVRAAVENARAAQPEWAATNPQRRARVMTKFVELVQRDYDKLAELLAREHGKTVPDAKGDIQRGLEVAEFACGIPHLMKGEYTEGAGPGIDIYSLRQPLGVVAGITPFNFPAMIPMWKFAPAIACGNAFILKPSERDPGVPMKLAELMIEAGLPAGILNVVNGDKEAVDGILDDPDIKAIGFVGSTPIAQYIYERAAQTGKRCQCFGGAKNHAIVMPDADMDQTVDALIGAGYGSGGERCMAVSVAVPVGKTTADRLMEKLIPRVESLKIGTSIDPSADYGPLVTREAVEKVKSYIDIGLKEGATLAVDGRGFKMQGYEKGFYLGGSLFDNVTKDMRIYKEEIFGPVLSVVRAHDYKEALALPSDHDYGNGVAIFTRDGDAARDFAAKVNVGMVGINVPIPVPIAYYTFGGWKKSGFGDLNQHGPDSIRFYTKTKTVTSRWPSGVKEGAEFSIPLMK; encoded by the coding sequence GGAAGTGAAGGGTACGTCCGGCCGCACCGCCGACGTCTTCGAGCCGATGACCGGTGACGTCCAGGCCAAGGTGGCGCTGGCGTCCAAGGCCGAGGTTCGCGCCGCCGTCGAGAACGCACGCGCCGCGCAGCCGGAGTGGGCCGCGACCAATCCGCAGCGCCGCGCGCGGGTGATGACGAAATTCGTCGAACTGGTGCAACGCGACTACGACAAGCTGGCTGAGCTTTTGGCGCGCGAGCACGGCAAGACCGTTCCCGACGCCAAGGGCGACATCCAGCGTGGCCTCGAGGTCGCGGAATTCGCCTGCGGTATTCCGCACCTGATGAAGGGCGAATACACCGAAGGCGCCGGCCCCGGCATCGACATCTATTCGCTGCGCCAGCCGCTCGGCGTCGTCGCCGGCATCACGCCGTTCAATTTCCCGGCGATGATCCCGATGTGGAAGTTCGCACCCGCGATCGCCTGCGGCAATGCCTTCATCCTCAAGCCCTCGGAGCGCGATCCCGGCGTGCCGATGAAGCTTGCCGAGCTGATGATCGAAGCGGGCCTGCCGGCCGGTATCCTCAACGTCGTCAACGGTGACAAGGAGGCGGTCGACGGCATCCTCGACGATCCCGATATCAAGGCGATCGGCTTCGTCGGCTCGACCCCGATCGCGCAGTACATCTACGAGCGCGCCGCGCAGACCGGTAAGCGCTGCCAGTGTTTTGGTGGCGCCAAGAACCACGCCATCGTGATGCCCGACGCCGACATGGACCAGACGGTCGATGCGCTGATCGGCGCCGGCTACGGCTCGGGCGGCGAGCGCTGCATGGCGGTCTCCGTTGCCGTTCCCGTCGGCAAGACCACCGCCGACCGCCTGATGGAAAAGCTGATCCCGCGCGTCGAATCCCTGAAGATCGGCACCTCGATCGATCCGTCGGCCGATTACGGTCCGCTGGTGACGCGCGAGGCGGTCGAGAAGGTCAAGAGCTATATCGACATCGGCCTCAAGGAAGGCGCGACGCTCGCCGTCGACGGCCGCGGCTTCAAGATGCAGGGCTACGAGAAGGGCTTCTATCTCGGCGGTTCGCTGTTCGACAACGTCACCAAGGACATGCGGATCTACAAGGAAGAGATCTTCGGCCCGGTGCTCTCGGTCGTGCGCGCGCACGACTACAAGGAAGCGCTGGCGCTGCCGTCGGACCATGACTACGGCAACGGCGTTGCCATCTTCACCCGCGACGGGGATGCCGCCCGCGACTTCGCGGCCAAGGTGAACGTCGGCATGGTCGGCATCAACGTGCCGATCCCGGTGCCGATCGCTTATTACACCTTCGGCGGCTGGAAGAAGTCGGGGTTTGGCGACCTCAACCAGCACGGACCCGACTCGATCCGCTTCTACACCAAGACCAAGACGGTGACCTCGCGCTGGCCGTCCGGCGTCAAGGAGGGTGCGGAATTCTCGATCCCGCTGATGAAGTAA